One genomic region from Reichenbachiella ulvae encodes:
- a CDS encoding mechanosensitive ion channel family protein, translating into MNFNLSRAIDILQGKLENWLENLTAMLPNLVVAVLVVVFFYFIAKLLRAVAKKLLDRFVEKGAISNLFSAIIYLITMGVGLIIALNLLKLEQTVTSLLAGAGIIGLALGFAFQDITANFIAGVLMAFRKPIQVGDIISTSNYTGTVEEIDLRATIIRTFQGLHVIIPNKDVFQTPVTNFTKTYDRRIDLEVGVSYAEDLERVRDIAIGAVSKLPYLLPGQEVKLFYHEFGDSSINFTIMLWIHYPDEPGYLRARSEAIIAIKKAFDQNGITIPFPIRTLDFGIKGGEKLSEMTLHHDKD; encoded by the coding sequence ATGAATTTCAATTTATCCCGTGCCATAGATATCCTTCAAGGTAAATTAGAAAACTGGTTAGAAAACCTCACCGCGATGCTACCTAATCTGGTAGTAGCTGTTTTGGTGGTGGTTTTTTTCTATTTCATAGCTAAGCTGCTTAGAGCAGTTGCCAAGAAATTATTAGATCGATTTGTAGAAAAAGGAGCCATATCCAATCTCTTTTCAGCCATCATCTATTTGATCACGATGGGAGTGGGGTTGATCATTGCCCTCAACCTATTGAAACTAGAGCAGACGGTAACCTCACTGCTGGCCGGTGCGGGTATCATTGGTTTGGCTCTGGGTTTTGCTTTTCAGGACATCACGGCCAACTTTATAGCGGGTGTGCTTATGGCTTTTCGAAAACCTATACAGGTAGGGGACATCATCTCTACCAGCAACTATACGGGTACAGTGGAGGAGATAGATCTGCGCGCTACCATTATTAGAACCTTTCAGGGACTGCATGTCATCATCCCCAACAAGGATGTTTTCCAGACTCCAGTCACCAACTTCACCAAGACTTACGATAGAAGAATAGATCTGGAAGTAGGTGTCTCCTATGCCGAGGATCTGGAGCGTGTTAGGGATATCGCTATCGGAGCAGTCTCTAAGCTGCCTTATTTATTGCCGGGTCAGGAGGTGAAATTGTTTTACCATGAATTTGGAGACAGTTCGATCAATTTCACCATCATGCTGTGGATTCACTATCCAGACGAACCTGGCTATCTCAGAGCCAGAAGTGAAGCCATCATAGCCATCAAAAAAGCCTTCGATCAAAATGGTATTACCATTCCATTCCCAATTCGTACTTTGGATTTTGGAATCAAAGGCGGAGAAAAACTCTCCGAGATGACGCTGCATCATGATAAGGACTGA
- a CDS encoding ATP-binding protein, which yields MIKRFHPNQKNSSEDLLRSILDSAFNGILSFRSIRDEQNQIVDLQWIFINDVAEEIVGRHSDELLGESLKETVPFFVESGMNVRLMEVADHGTSLSFEQVYPEAQHLRWFQISVVQLGDGCTVTMQDITQFKEATMEVQSRENKYQRLFEESIDGIFFVDHDFYFLDANEALIKGFGYTLEELKQMSFSLLFESSEEFENWRGQLQSVGRNEEFEVTLIDRVQGMKYCLVNCVSIYDADSKQDNYIGVIRDMTKRKKAELQLLRAEKLSMTGKLARTIAHEVRNPLTNLSLALEQLKDEIDEQVEDADLYFTIISRNTERIGKLISDLLNSSKPKELQLEKQALNPLVREALDLVRDRLHLQSMSLVEGYADDLPDLSLDTDQLKIALTNLFINAIEAMKEEQGQLKVATYWFEDKICLEIGDNGQGISKVDQHQLFEPFFTGKKEGTGLGLTTVQNIVHSHQGSITMDSELGEGTTFYIYFDPEL from the coding sequence ATGATCAAAAGATTTCACCCCAATCAAAAGAACAGTTCCGAAGACTTGCTGCGAAGTATTTTAGACAGTGCATTCAACGGTATTTTGTCTTTTCGATCAATCAGAGATGAGCAAAATCAAATCGTAGATTTACAGTGGATCTTTATCAATGATGTGGCAGAGGAAATAGTCGGGAGGCATTCGGATGAATTGCTAGGAGAGTCCTTGAAGGAAACTGTGCCATTTTTTGTTGAATCGGGAATGAATGTACGATTGATGGAGGTGGCTGATCATGGCACGAGTCTGAGCTTCGAACAGGTATATCCTGAGGCCCAGCATCTCAGGTGGTTTCAGATATCCGTGGTGCAACTAGGAGATGGCTGTACGGTGACGATGCAGGATATCACCCAGTTCAAGGAGGCTACCATGGAAGTGCAATCCAGAGAGAATAAGTATCAGCGATTGTTCGAAGAGTCCATCGATGGGATCTTCTTTGTGGATCATGATTTTTATTTTTTGGATGCCAATGAAGCTTTGATCAAGGGCTTTGGGTATACCCTGGAGGAGTTGAAACAGATGAGCTTTTCGCTGCTGTTTGAATCTTCGGAGGAATTTGAGAATTGGAGGGGGCAGCTGCAGTCTGTTGGGCGCAATGAGGAATTTGAAGTGACGCTGATCGATCGTGTACAGGGGATGAAATACTGCCTGGTCAATTGTGTGTCTATCTATGATGCTGACTCCAAACAGGACAACTACATCGGGGTGATCCGAGACATGACCAAACGGAAAAAAGCAGAGTTACAGTTACTACGTGCCGAAAAGCTCTCCATGACGGGAAAGCTGGCAAGAACCATCGCTCATGAGGTTCGGAACCCACTCACCAATCTCTCACTGGCGCTTGAACAACTCAAGGATGAAATCGACGAGCAGGTCGAAGATGCAGACTTGTATTTTACCATCATATCCAGAAACACGGAACGTATCGGCAAGCTTATTTCAGATCTCCTGAACTCTTCCAAGCCAAAAGAACTGCAGCTTGAGAAACAAGCCTTAAATCCTTTGGTGCGAGAGGCACTGGACCTGGTACGAGACCGACTTCATTTGCAAAGCATGTCGCTGGTGGAAGGCTATGCAGATGATCTACCGGACCTGTCTTTAGATACTGATCAGCTCAAGATCGCACTCACCAATCTATTTATCAATGCCATTGAGGCGATGAAAGAGGAGCAGGGCCAACTCAAAGTAGCCACCTATTGGTTTGAGGATAAAATCTGCCTGGAGATAGGGGACAATGGGCAAGGCATATCCAAAGTAGATCAGCATCAGCTATTCGAGCCTTTCTTTACAGGTAAGAAGGAGGGAACTGGGCTAGGTCTCACCACCGTCCAAAACATTGTGCATAGTCATCAGGGCAGTATCACTATGGATAGCGAATTGGGAGAGGGGACTACCTTTTACATCTACTTCGATCCCGAGTTGTAG
- a CDS encoding formate/nitrite transporter family protein translates to MKVLNRYFNRKKTPKSDSSKPKEGKEILEEQIDMSMKEFNRSNLGLFMSAFTAGLEIGFSVLFMGTIFTMFGEQLSPEVMKLLMALCYPIGFIFVIIGRSELFTEHTSLAILPALNGSVRFRNILVLWALVYSGNLIGGYIFSLLISKIGPVVGFIKPSTFHHLAEELVDYNWDTILLSALLAGWMMGLLGWLVTSSQDTISRILVISLVTFIIGVAGLHHCIVGSIEVFTGVLSSSEITFDDYLKFQFWATVGNAVGGSVFVAILKFSHVRFK, encoded by the coding sequence ATGAAAGTATTGAATAGATATTTTAATAGAAAAAAGACGCCCAAATCTGATTCGTCTAAGCCCAAAGAGGGCAAAGAGATATTAGAGGAGCAGATTGATATGAGCATGAAAGAGTTCAATCGTTCGAATTTGGGCCTTTTTATGTCAGCTTTTACTGCGGGTCTGGAGATTGGTTTTAGTGTCCTATTCATGGGGACAATATTTACCATGTTTGGTGAGCAGTTGAGTCCTGAGGTGATGAAGCTACTGATGGCTCTGTGCTATCCGATTGGTTTTATTTTTGTGATCATAGGACGCTCAGAGCTTTTTACAGAGCATACCTCATTAGCCATTCTGCCTGCGCTGAATGGGTCGGTCAGGTTTCGCAATATTTTAGTGTTATGGGCCCTGGTATATTCCGGTAATCTGATTGGGGGATATATCTTTAGTCTTTTGATTTCTAAAATTGGTCCAGTGGTGGGCTTTATTAAGCCATCTACTTTTCATCATTTGGCCGAAGAACTGGTTGATTACAATTGGGATACCATTTTACTCAGTGCGCTTCTGGCGGGTTGGATGATGGGGCTTTTGGGTTGGTTGGTCACTTCCTCCCAAGATACTATCAGCCGTATTTTGGTCATTTCATTGGTCACCTTCATTATCGGTGTGGCAGGACTGCATCACTGCATTGTTGGCTCTATCGAAGTATTTACTGGTGTGCTTAGCAGTTCTGAGATCACATTTGATGACTATCTGAAGTTTCAATTCTGGGCCACAGTGGGGAATGCCGTTGGGGGCAGTGTCTTTGTGGCCATTCTGAAATTCAGTCATGTGAGGTTCAAATGA
- a CDS encoding Dps family protein: MFSLWNEYGIYSGVMKNNGTMNSDTLQLERTQIKKETKSSSRLGYTKLEIAELVEVMNRLLANYSVHYQKLRNFHWNVKGGDFFDIHEKFEEQYNYSKEAIDELAERIRVFNQTPLSTMKEYLETSDIKESGTDLSGMEMVREVIKDYEILLEHMFNVIEMAIEHGDSGTEDMVKGFVKRTEKNHWMMTAFSQQ; this comes from the coding sequence TTGTTTTCACTTTGGAATGAATATGGTATCTATAGTGGTGTCATGAAAAACAATGGAACTATGAACAGCGATACACTACAATTAGAGAGAACACAGATAAAGAAAGAAACGAAAAGCAGTTCACGTTTGGGGTACACCAAATTGGAGATTGCAGAACTAGTAGAGGTGATGAACCGACTACTGGCTAACTATAGCGTACATTATCAAAAGCTCAGAAATTTTCATTGGAATGTAAAAGGAGGAGACTTCTTCGATATCCACGAAAAGTTCGAAGAGCAGTACAACTACTCCAAAGAGGCCATTGACGAATTAGCAGAAAGAATCAGAGTTTTCAATCAAACGCCTCTCAGTACCATGAAGGAGTATCTGGAGACTTCAGATATCAAAGAGTCTGGAACAGATCTATCTGGCATGGAAATGGTCCGAGAGGTGATCAAAGATTATGAAATCTTGTTGGAGCATATGTTCAATGTGATCGAAATGGCTATTGAACATGGAGACAGTGGTACAGAAGATATGGTGAAAGGATTTGTGAAACGCACAGAGAAAAATCACTGGATGATGACCGCCTTTTCTCAACAGTAA
- a CDS encoding carbonic anhydrase: MELEKIFKNNKSWVEEKLNVDSNYFNNLSKGQSPEILYIGCSDSRVTAEELMGISPGEAFVHRNIANMVPNTDLSAMSVIDYAVLHLKVNHVVVCGHYFCGGVKAAMQSQDLGILNPWLRNIRDVYRIHKEELNDIKDEDQRYNRLVELNVQEQCINVIKTAEVQRAYRDRGLTVHGWVFDIHSGKLIDLKIDFEKTLEHIMEIYHLD; this comes from the coding sequence ATGGAATTAGAAAAAATATTTAAAAACAACAAAAGTTGGGTAGAAGAAAAATTGAATGTTGATTCAAACTACTTCAACAACTTATCTAAAGGACAATCCCCTGAAATTCTCTATATCGGGTGTTCTGATAGTAGGGTTACAGCAGAAGAATTAATGGGCATTTCACCAGGAGAGGCTTTTGTGCATAGAAACATCGCCAACATGGTACCAAATACAGACCTAAGCGCCATGTCTGTAATTGACTATGCAGTTTTACATTTGAAAGTAAATCATGTGGTAGTCTGCGGTCACTATTTCTGCGGGGGTGTTAAGGCAGCCATGCAGTCTCAAGACCTAGGCATTCTGAACCCATGGTTGAGAAACATTAGAGATGTATACAGAATTCATAAAGAAGAATTGAATGATATCAAAGACGAAGATCAAAGGTACAATCGTTTGGTTGAGTTAAATGTTCAGGAGCAGTGCATCAATGTGATCAAAACTGCAGAAGTTCAAAGAGCTTATAGAGATAGAGGCCTAACTGTACATGGGTGGGTTTTCGACATCCATTCAGGTAAACTCATTGATTTGAAAATTGATTTTGAGAAAACTTTAGAGCACATCATGGAAATCTACCATTTGGATTAG
- a CDS encoding nuclear transport factor 2 family protein, with amino-acid sequence MNDLKINCQPNCGNSPKMAFLRDFNLAFARGDVDFILDNVSEDIHWEVIGEGVIEGKEAFGKSIKEMAAFVPEEITIYQIVSHGKQGGLNGELIFPDGKLIAFCDMYEFVSAGKNLIRKMYSYAMNKGY; translated from the coding sequence ATGAACGATTTAAAAATTAACTGCCAACCCAATTGTGGCAATTCACCCAAGATGGCCTTTTTGCGAGATTTCAATCTGGCCTTTGCACGAGGAGATGTAGATTTCATCCTGGACAATGTGAGTGAAGATATCCACTGGGAAGTAATAGGGGAAGGAGTGATTGAAGGAAAGGAGGCCTTCGGGAAATCTATCAAAGAGATGGCTGCTTTTGTACCGGAAGAAATTACTATTTATCAAATCGTAAGTCACGGCAAACAAGGAGGACTCAATGGTGAACTAATTTTTCCTGATGGCAAACTCATTGCCTTTTGCGATATGTATGAGTTCGTAAGCGCGGGTAAGAACCTGATACGAAAGATGTACTCCTATGCCATGAATAAAGGCTACTAG
- a CDS encoding VOC family protein: protein MKSSLEGDLSDLSQGNEIMFSLSAESKEEFDAWIEEIKNAGGQILFDSNYDRKAFYDDNGFYVCVFSDPDGHKFNLLYSDNK from the coding sequence TTGAAAAGTAGTTTGGAAGGTGATCTGTCTGATCTGAGTCAGGGAAATGAAATCATGTTTAGCCTATCTGCAGAGAGCAAAGAGGAGTTTGATGCCTGGATAGAAGAGATCAAAAATGCAGGTGGTCAGATCCTGTTCGATTCCAACTACGACAGGAAAGCCTTTTATGATGATAACGGCTTTTACGTTTGTGTTTTCTCCGATCCGGATGGGCATAAATTTAATCTGCTGTACTCGGACAACAAGTGA
- a CDS encoding YtxH domain-containing protein produces the protein MNSLLKNAIVFIAGAGAGLAAGYLTAPREGAKSREKINKDFDSMKKSLEAAATSKLEEAKDILNKTVETQAQKGKKVIDKAKEVATL, from the coding sequence ATGAACTCATTATTGAAAAATGCAATTGTATTCATCGCAGGAGCCGGAGCTGGATTGGCAGCTGGATATTTGACAGCCCCAAGAGAAGGAGCCAAGTCAAGAGAAAAAATCAACAAGGATTTTGATTCGATGAAGAAGAGTTTGGAAGCAGCGGCTACTTCTAAGCTAGAAGAGGCTAAGGACATTTTGAACAAGACTGTAGAGACACAGGCTCAAAAAGGGAAAAAGGTCATTGACAAAGCCAAGGAAGTCGCCACACTTTAA
- a CDS encoding sigma-54-dependent transcriptional regulator has protein sequence MSKILIVDDEADICLLLKKFFTKNGYEAQTASDGEEAISFLKSNPVDLVICDFKLPDYNGLEILQKIKIINSKIQVIMITGYSDVRIAVDALKKGAYDYVTKPLYPEEILLTVKNALAAEPKQVVSTANQKQKQRTPRSKKNAQADYIVGNSPQALNVQKHIELIAPTDMSVIILGETGTGKEYVAKSIHRLSKRKDQAFVALDCGALPEELAASELFGHIKGSFTGAIDDKEGCFERANGGTLFLDELGNLSYENQIKLLRVLQERYVRRVGGAKDLPVDVRVIVATNEDLKEAVREGEFREDLFHRVNEFSIELAPLRERGEDIILFAEQFLNKANEQLDKSVEGFDDKALAILKSHHWHGNLRELGNVVKRAVLLCQHKYIEDSCLPTELVHPENEEHSEIAINLNGGIPSSLKAVVEQAEKTAILEVLKKTNNNKSKTAELLEVDRKTLYNKIAQYDIDL, from the coding sequence ATGAGCAAAATTCTGATTGTAGATGATGAGGCAGACATTTGTCTTCTACTCAAGAAGTTTTTTACTAAGAATGGATATGAGGCACAGACCGCATCGGATGGGGAAGAAGCCATTTCTTTTCTGAAATCCAATCCAGTGGATCTGGTGATTTGTGATTTTAAACTTCCAGACTACAATGGACTTGAGATTTTGCAAAAGATCAAGATCATCAACTCTAAGATTCAAGTGATCATGATTACGGGTTACTCTGATGTCAGAATTGCCGTTGATGCTTTGAAGAAAGGTGCCTATGACTATGTAACCAAGCCCTTGTATCCAGAAGAGATTTTACTGACTGTGAAGAATGCCTTGGCTGCAGAGCCTAAGCAGGTGGTTTCTACTGCCAATCAGAAACAAAAACAACGAACGCCAAGGTCTAAAAAGAATGCGCAGGCTGATTATATAGTTGGGAATTCTCCTCAGGCGCTCAACGTGCAGAAGCATATAGAGCTGATTGCTCCGACAGATATGTCGGTAATTATTTTGGGAGAAACAGGGACAGGAAAGGAATATGTAGCCAAGTCCATTCATCGATTGAGTAAGCGAAAGGATCAGGCATTTGTCGCATTGGACTGTGGAGCACTACCTGAAGAGTTAGCCGCCAGTGAACTTTTTGGACATATCAAGGGATCCTTTACGGGAGCCATAGATGACAAGGAGGGGTGTTTCGAAAGAGCCAATGGTGGTACCTTGTTTTTGGATGAGCTGGGAAATTTGAGCTATGAAAATCAGATCAAATTACTTAGGGTTTTACAGGAGAGATATGTGCGAAGAGTGGGAGGAGCTAAGGATCTTCCTGTAGATGTGAGAGTGATCGTAGCGACCAATGAGGACCTAAAAGAGGCAGTTAGAGAAGGAGAGTTTAGGGAGGACCTTTTTCATAGAGTGAATGAATTCAGTATTGAATTGGCGCCATTGAGGGAACGCGGAGAAGATATCATACTTTTTGCTGAGCAGTTTTTGAACAAGGCCAATGAGCAACTTGACAAATCAGTTGAAGGCTTTGATGACAAGGCATTGGCTATACTGAAAAGTCACCATTGGCATGGAAACTTGCGTGAGTTAGGTAATGTAGTGAAGAGGGCAGTTTTGCTTTGTCAGCATAAGTATATAGAAGATAGTTGTTTACCGACTGAACTGGTACATCCAGAAAATGAAGAACATTCTGAGATTGCTATTAATCTGAATGGGGGGATCCCTAGTAGCCTAAAAGCGGTCGTGGAGCAAGCAGAAAAAACAGCCATTCTGGAGGTTTTGAAAAAGACAAACAACAATAAATCTAAAACTGCAGAGCTACTGGAAGTGGACAGAAAAACACTGTATAACAAGATTGCTCAGTACGATATCGACCTTTGA
- a CDS encoding response regulator: MRALIVDDEEDIGLMVSRFLEKEGLEVDYADRVVKARDLIQSSEYEIFFLDLNLPDGTGFDLMADIRDHSADARVVIISAYDGVFENRKAKELSINHFIKKPFTKKQVLEVIPS, from the coding sequence ATGCGCGCACTGATAGTAGATGACGAAGAGGATATAGGTTTGATGGTGAGTCGATTTCTGGAAAAGGAAGGGCTAGAGGTAGACTATGCGGACCGAGTAGTCAAAGCACGGGATTTGATTCAATCGTCTGAATACGAGATTTTTTTTCTAGACCTTAATCTGCCAGATGGTACGGGCTTTGATTTGATGGCTGATATTCGAGATCACTCAGCTGATGCCAGAGTGGTGATCATCAGTGCATACGATGGCGTGTTTGAAAACCGAAAGGCCAAGGAATTGTCGATCAATCACTTTATCAAGAAACCTTTTACCAAAAAGCAGGTATTAGAAGTAATACCTTCGTAA
- the corA gene encoding magnesium/cobalt transporter CorA, producing MTKQSSFLKHMTSTAPGSLIFVGEQKMEHPVIRLMQYDESECTEKSVAEVDQVFDYLDQGKKCWVNIDGLHDASVVENIGERLNLDSLMLEDILDTSQRPKCEVYNGHLYIVLRMIRYDAVKDVTTSEQFSMVLGENYLFTFQEVEGDVLDSVRDRIRQQKTRIKNRSIDYLAYALIDAIVDNYIYSIEQFGVRIEDIDQKVIMNPKKDILEQINYYKRQVNYLRKVIRPVRAAVFQFDKSEFIEKSNKHFLKDLHDHVTIATEAIETYRELLNEQLSVYHTNMSNKLNEIIRLLTIYSVIFSPLTFLVGVYGMNFRYFPELDFKYAYPIFWVVMLGISGTMVFYFKKKRWL from the coding sequence ATGACCAAACAAAGTTCATTCCTGAAACATATGACCAGTACCGCTCCCGGTTCTTTGATTTTCGTTGGGGAACAAAAAATGGAACATCCAGTCATTCGACTGATGCAGTATGACGAAAGTGAATGCACCGAAAAATCAGTGGCCGAGGTAGATCAGGTTTTTGATTATTTGGATCAGGGCAAAAAGTGTTGGGTGAATATCGACGGGCTACATGATGCGAGCGTGGTAGAAAATATCGGAGAGAGATTGAACCTCGACTCGCTGATGCTGGAAGATATCCTGGATACCTCCCAGAGACCCAAATGCGAAGTGTACAATGGTCATTTGTATATTGTGCTGAGGATGATTCGCTATGATGCAGTGAAGGATGTGACTACTTCGGAGCAGTTTAGTATGGTTTTGGGTGAGAACTATCTTTTTACTTTTCAAGAAGTCGAAGGGGATGTGCTGGACTCGGTCAGAGACAGAATCAGACAGCAAAAAACCCGAATTAAGAATCGCAGTATAGATTATTTGGCTTATGCATTGATAGACGCTATTGTGGATAATTATATTTATTCCATTGAGCAGTTTGGGGTGAGAATAGAGGATATAGATCAGAAGGTAATTATGAATCCTAAAAAAGATATCCTGGAGCAGATCAACTACTACAAACGTCAGGTCAATTATCTAAGGAAAGTGATCCGACCCGTTAGGGCCGCCGTTTTTCAGTTCGATAAATCGGAGTTTATCGAAAAGTCTAACAAGCATTTCTTAAAGGACCTTCACGACCATGTGACCATTGCTACAGAAGCCATCGAGACTTATCGTGAGTTGCTCAACGAGCAATTGAGCGTCTACCATACCAATATGTCCAATAAGCTGAATGAAATCATTCGATTGTTGACGATCTATTCGGTCATTTTTAGTCCTTTGACTTTTTTGGTTGGCGTCTATGGTATGAACTTCAGGTATTTTCCAGAATTAGATTTCAAATATGCCTACCCGATATTTTGGGTAGTGATGCTGGGGATTTCAGGTACTATGGTTTTTTATTTTAAAAAGAAAAGGTGGTTATAA
- a CDS encoding sensor histidine kinase — translation MSRFNKADDRMTELEKRDAEKKRLNVLKSYSILDTPSDPDFDELTLLASQICGTSISLISFVDDDRQWFKSKVGLEAPQTPRTVSFCSHAIDEDKDIFIVPDARNHDNFKDNPLVTSDPYIVFYAGVPLHGEEDQPLGTLCVIDSETKTLSPQQIQSLKILAHQVENLLKLRKMNLNLNQAIGILENKNHQLDRFAMIAAHDIKSPLNNITALIEYLLSSHSEGMSKAAIETIKMIGKSSGNLKNLVDGLLSYSRHEEYIKQEKETIQLKTFIEDFLGLYSQQKGCRLNYKTDLDEIWVNKIALEQILINLISNAIKYGDKDETIIDILVSELDHHYLFEVKDNGPGIPDKAKTKIFELFQTLQSTDRNGQKGNGVGLATVKRLVESLDGLIELESSEGKGSTFRFTLAK, via the coding sequence ATGAGTAGATTTAACAAAGCTGACGATAGAATGACAGAACTGGAGAAGAGAGACGCAGAAAAGAAAAGACTGAATGTACTGAAGTCTTATTCGATATTAGATACCCCTTCCGACCCAGATTTTGACGAATTGACCTTGCTTGCTTCTCAAATCTGCGGCACGTCGATCAGTTTGATCTCATTTGTAGATGACGACCGCCAATGGTTCAAATCAAAAGTAGGATTGGAAGCTCCACAGACTCCACGCACCGTTTCTTTTTGTAGTCATGCGATTGATGAAGACAAAGACATCTTCATCGTGCCAGATGCTCGAAACCACGACAACTTCAAAGACAACCCGCTCGTCACTTCGGATCCATATATTGTTTTTTATGCAGGAGTCCCCCTTCACGGAGAGGAAGACCAACCCCTCGGTACATTATGCGTGATTGATTCTGAAACCAAAACCCTAAGCCCTCAACAAATCCAATCCCTAAAAATATTGGCTCACCAGGTAGAAAACCTGCTAAAGTTGAGAAAAATGAACTTGAATCTCAATCAAGCCATTGGGATTCTGGAAAACAAAAACCATCAGCTGGATCGGTTCGCCATGATTGCAGCACATGATATCAAATCACCTCTCAACAACATCACTGCATTGATAGAATACTTGCTATCCAGTCATAGTGAAGGGATGAGTAAAGCAGCCATTGAAACCATCAAAATGATCGGTAAGTCCAGTGGTAATCTAAAAAACCTGGTAGACGGTCTACTCTCCTACAGCAGACATGAGGAGTACATCAAACAAGAAAAAGAAACCATCCAGCTCAAAACCTTCATAGAGGATTTTCTGGGGTTATATTCTCAGCAGAAGGGATGTAGATTAAATTACAAAACGGACCTTGATGAAATCTGGGTAAATAAAATTGCTCTCGAACAAATCCTGATTAACCTGATATCTAATGCCATCAAGTATGGCGACAAGGATGAAACGATTATCGATATTTTGGTATCAGAACTGGATCACCACTACCTCTTCGAAGTGAAGGACAACGGACCGGGAATCCCGGATAAGGCCAAAACAAAAATATTCGAGCTCTTTCAAACCCTGCAAAGCACAGATCGAAATGGTCAAAAAGGAAATGGTGTAGGGTTGGCTACCGTAAAAAGACTGGTTGAATCATTGGATGGCCTAATCGAATTAGAATCTAGTGAAGGAAAAGGGTCCACCTTCCGATTTACTCTGGCCAAATAA